One Sphingomonas endolithica DNA segment encodes these proteins:
- a CDS encoding DUF1996 domain-containing protein, giving the protein MTVTPVSSTFDTAPLIVPGYGIPKSMAPDVVGAFRFICSPGQLNYDDPILYPGQKGASPHLHQWYGNTGGNYASTYASLRTSGDSTCSDMLNRSAYWIPALMNAAGKVIVPDYMSIYYKRRPDSDPECFRMAAKGCVGLPTGLRVVSGYDMKRMGQAQPENMTFHFRCISPGKPSDHRGTFAEAVTDCGGAGQVMAAINFGSCWNGQLDSADHRSHVAHTSYGDWGYEKCPSTHPYVLPELTQGIVYTIEKGDGDLWFSSDRMNGMTMAGGSTFHADYMEGWDPPTRAIWERECIGKMRDCSDGVLGDGTMLKRKSLPVLASPRVMEAPSL; this is encoded by the coding sequence ATGACGGTTACCCCGGTTTCCAGCACCTTCGATACGGCACCGCTGATTGTGCCGGGCTACGGCATTCCCAAGAGCATGGCACCCGACGTGGTTGGTGCGTTCCGCTTCATCTGTTCGCCGGGGCAGCTGAACTATGACGATCCGATCCTCTATCCAGGCCAGAAGGGCGCGTCGCCGCATCTCCACCAATGGTATGGGAACACAGGCGGCAACTATGCGTCGACCTACGCCAGCCTGCGCACGAGCGGCGACAGCACCTGTTCGGATATGCTCAACCGATCGGCATATTGGATCCCGGCGTTGATGAATGCGGCGGGCAAGGTGATCGTGCCCGATTACATGTCGATCTATTACAAGCGCCGCCCGGACAGCGATCCGGAGTGCTTCCGCATGGCAGCCAAGGGCTGCGTTGGCCTGCCAACTGGCCTGCGCGTTGTCTCCGGGTACGACATGAAGCGGATGGGGCAGGCTCAGCCGGAGAACATGACGTTCCACTTCCGGTGCATCTCGCCTGGCAAGCCATCGGATCACCGCGGTACGTTCGCCGAGGCTGTCACCGACTGTGGTGGTGCGGGCCAGGTCATGGCCGCCATCAACTTCGGCTCGTGCTGGAACGGCCAGCTCGACAGCGCCGACCACCGCTCCCACGTCGCACATACAAGCTACGGTGATTGGGGCTACGAAAAATGCCCGTCGACCCATCCATACGTGCTCCCCGAACTGACGCAGGGAATCGTCTACACGATCGAGAAAGGCGATGGTGACCTGTGGTTCTCGTCGGATCGCATGAACGGCATGACGATGGCGGGTGGCTCGACCTTCCACGCCGACTACATGGAGGGCTGGGATCCACCAACGCGTGCTATCTGGGAGCGCGAGTGCATCGGCAAGATGCGCGACTGTTCCGACGGCGTGCTCGGCGATGGCACCATGCTCAAGCGAAAATCTCTACCCGTTTTGGCGTCCCCGCGGGTGATGGAAGCCCCTTCTCTTTAA
- a CDS encoding oligosaccharide flippase family protein has protein sequence MSIKRSLAWMGIAQAATFLFQFGSSVVLARYLTPQEMGVFAIGLAMVGMLAVLQNFGLQPLIVREETLTRPMEATTFTANTIICIVQTIATFLFAFVAASFLRNEGVKHILVVLSVVPLFGILSFMPGAKLERNGRFKEIALIGAVTSLIGSSATIIFAVLGFKYMSLAYGQVISAITLSASFIIVGRRYWFASFGLSEWKYIFGFGVQMFSYSGIVNLSQRFCEIMLGRILGLSALGLYNRASGINNMIWGNIHYLASRVMLVDFANHHRSGIPIGDRYIQTVAVITATLWPAFAGLAILAHPFIVIVYGAKWAAAAVPLVYLTLSSIILVAMTMSWELFTVTGNVGTQTRLEAVRTIVSVLLFVGACFISIEAVAFTRIIDAAFIFVLYRPYLNKMTGTSFRGMAKTYLQSTLLTLAAILPVAILMLTAKGAQPSLLMLLCAITSGILLWGVSLFIVHHPLTDEIRAIRTRVLTKPS, from the coding sequence GTGTCGATCAAGAGATCGCTCGCTTGGATGGGCATTGCGCAGGCGGCGACCTTCCTGTTTCAGTTCGGCTCATCCGTGGTTCTGGCCCGGTATCTCACTCCGCAGGAGATGGGCGTCTTCGCCATCGGATTGGCCATGGTTGGGATGCTTGCCGTGCTGCAGAACTTCGGATTGCAGCCCCTGATTGTCAGGGAGGAGACCCTTACGCGGCCCATGGAAGCCACGACGTTCACTGCTAATACCATAATTTGCATCGTCCAGACGATCGCAACTTTTCTTTTCGCGTTCGTGGCCGCCTCTTTTCTGCGTAATGAAGGGGTCAAGCACATCCTCGTTGTGCTATCCGTCGTTCCGCTGTTCGGCATATTATCATTCATGCCGGGTGCTAAGCTTGAGCGGAACGGCCGTTTCAAGGAAATCGCTCTCATCGGTGCTGTAACAAGCTTGATTGGAAGCAGCGCAACGATCATCTTTGCCGTCTTGGGATTCAAATATATGAGCTTGGCCTATGGCCAGGTTATTAGCGCTATAACTCTTTCTGCCTCATTTATCATTGTTGGACGTAGGTATTGGTTCGCAAGCTTCGGCTTATCGGAGTGGAAGTACATTTTCGGCTTCGGCGTCCAGATGTTTAGTTATTCCGGAATCGTTAATTTGTCCCAGCGCTTCTGCGAGATCATGCTCGGCCGAATATTAGGGCTTAGCGCCCTAGGATTGTACAACCGGGCGAGCGGCATAAACAATATGATCTGGGGCAACATCCACTATCTTGCTAGCCGTGTCATGCTTGTCGATTTCGCCAACCACCATCGGTCCGGAATCCCGATTGGTGACCGGTACATTCAGACGGTTGCCGTCATTACGGCAACCCTCTGGCCTGCCTTCGCGGGGCTGGCGATCTTGGCGCATCCATTCATCGTCATCGTTTATGGGGCGAAATGGGCGGCGGCGGCAGTGCCGCTGGTCTATCTTACGCTATCCTCCATCATCCTTGTTGCCATGACCATGTCATGGGAGTTGTTCACGGTGACTGGCAACGTCGGCACGCAGACTCGACTTGAGGCTGTGAGAACGATTGTATCTGTTTTGCTATTCGTCGGCGCGTGCTTTATCAGCATCGAGGCAGTTGCATTCACAAGGATCATCGACGCTGCCTTTATATTTGTGCTTTACCGTCCCTATCTTAACAAGATGACGGGAACATCATTTAGGGGAATGGCGAAGACCTATTTGCAAAGCACCCTTTTAACGCTCGCCGCCATCTTACCTGTTGCTATTCTCATGCTTACGGCCAAAGGAGCTCAGCCATCCTTATTAATGCTTCTCTGCGCGATTACCTCCGGGATATTGTTATGGGGAGTGAGCTTGTTCATTGTCCATCACCCCCTCACGGACGAAATTCGCGCGATACGGACGCGTGTCTTAACTAAGCCATCTTGA
- a CDS encoding acyltransferase family protein, with protein sequence MASWHETAIKTIYATPELTAAEAGGGDARVGAPTRISELDGWRAMSILCVIAGHWLPLGPHAWGLNTATAATGMALFFSLSGFLIARVLMTREQVPVFLIRRLFRIMPLAWAATLILVVVNGVSPITALANFAFFANLPPDHLMPGGHHLWSLCVEVQFYLAVAVIVAVAGPRGLWLAPLGAIAVTIARIDAAQPMSIVTWHRVDEILAGATLALLIYWTDAPRWIARLPRWTPLILAALLLLSGMETLVPLAYARPYLAAMTIGVSIFAAPGWLRALLCSTPARYIASISFAVYVIHGMLGDTWLGTGDTLEKYAKRPILAAVTWLLAHLSTFRFENPMIDLGKRVSHRFQRSEGSTRP encoded by the coding sequence ATGGCCAGCTGGCATGAAACAGCGATCAAGACGATCTACGCAACACCGGAATTGACTGCAGCCGAAGCGGGCGGCGGCGATGCGCGCGTCGGCGCGCCGACACGGATCAGTGAACTCGACGGATGGCGAGCGATGTCGATCCTTTGCGTCATTGCCGGCCACTGGCTACCGCTGGGGCCTCATGCTTGGGGCTTAAACACTGCGACTGCCGCAACCGGGATGGCGCTGTTTTTTAGCTTGTCTGGGTTTCTCATTGCGCGGGTTCTTATGACCCGTGAGCAGGTGCCGGTTTTCCTAATCAGACGCTTGTTCCGGATTATGCCGCTGGCATGGGCGGCGACCCTGATTCTAGTCGTGGTTAACGGCGTATCGCCGATTACTGCCCTGGCGAACTTTGCCTTCTTTGCCAATTTGCCTCCCGATCATCTAATGCCAGGCGGGCATCATCTCTGGAGCCTCTGTGTCGAGGTGCAATTCTACCTTGCTGTCGCGGTGATTGTCGCCGTTGCCGGCCCGCGTGGATTGTGGCTGGCGCCGTTGGGCGCAATCGCCGTGACGATTGCCCGGATCGACGCAGCGCAGCCGATGAGCATTGTCACTTGGCATCGCGTTGACGAAATCTTAGCCGGCGCAACGCTCGCGTTACTGATTTACTGGACGGATGCGCCACGCTGGATAGCGCGACTGCCGCGCTGGACACCGCTGATTTTGGCAGCGTTGCTGCTGTTGTCGGGCATGGAGACGTTAGTGCCTCTTGCTTATGCGCGGCCATATCTCGCAGCTATGACCATTGGGGTGTCGATCTTTGCCGCGCCAGGCTGGTTGCGCGCGCTTCTATGTTCCACACCGGCGCGTTATATCGCATCGATTTCTTTCGCCGTATATGTGATCCATGGCATGCTGGGCGACACATGGCTCGGTACTGGCGACACGCTCGAGAAATACGCCAAGCGCCCTATTCTGGCGGCGGTGACATGGCTTCTTGCCCACCTGTCTACTTTTCGATTCGAAAACCCGATGATTGATCTTGGTAAAAGGGTCTCACATCGGTTTCAACGTTCTGAAGGAAGCACCCGCCCTTGA